The following are encoded together in the Argopecten irradians isolate NY unplaced genomic scaffold, Ai_NY scaffold_0436, whole genome shotgun sequence genome:
- the LOC138312720 gene encoding cytochrome P450 3A16-like, which yields MTVYNLATNPDCQDKLRRELEKELGAENIDYENAQKLQYLDMCINETLRMYPPAMRFERVCVKTTKVKDITIPVGMSVSVPVYAMQHDPEVWEKPDVFNPERFAPTEKAKYDPMDYMPFGHGPRNCIGMRLALLEAKMALADFVRNFRISVGSKTDIPPKMEDEEILKPTCLWLKLEEIK from the exons ATGACTGTGTACAACCTCGCCACCAATCCAGATTGTCAGGACAAACTGCGTCGGGAACTCGAAAAGGAACTCGGAGCG GAAAATATCGATTACGAGAACGCTCAGAAGCTACAGTACCTGGATATGTGTATAAATGAGACTCTAAGGATGTACCCGCCAGCAATGAG ATTTGAGAGAGTGTGCGTTAAGACCACCAAGGTAAAGGACATTACGATTCCAGTCGGAATGAGTGTCTCTGTGCCAGTATACGCAATGCAGCATGATCCAGAAGTTTGGGAAAAGCCTGACGTCTTCAATCCAGAGag GTTCGCACCTACTGAGAAGGCGAAATATGATCCCATGGATTACATGCCATTTGGACACGGTCCACGGAATTGTATTGGTATGAGGCTGGCTTTACTGGAGGCAAAGATGGCACTTGCTGACTTTGTGCGCAACTTCCGGATAAGTGTTGGCAGTAAAACTGAC ATACCACCAAAAATGGAGGATGAGGAAATCTTGAAACCTACGTGTCTGTGGCTTAAGTTGGAAGAAATAAAATGA